The Arcobacter porcinus sequence ATGAATATACAGGTTCAGCACCTATTGAAGTAGTTTTTGAATCTATTGCTGATACAAATAAAGAGACAAAAGTAGATTTTCCAAATATATTTTAAAAAAACTAGCTTTAAAATAATTTTTATGTAATAATTAAAATTACTAAAATATATTTTGGAGTAAATTATGAAAAATATGAAAAGAGCTTTCTCTTTGATTGAAATAATATTTGTAATTGTGATTTTAGGAATTATAGTCTCATTTGCTGCTCCAAAACTTATGGATACTAAAGATAGTGCTTTGGTATCAACTTTAAAAAGAGATATAACTACAACTATTAATGCTGTTCAAAGCTACTATTTATTAAATCAAAAGATTAATAGTCTTGAAGATGTTTTAACAATTGGCACAACAAATTGGGATATTGAAAAACTTTCAATGAAAGATAAAAACTCTTGTCTTAGATTAGATGTAATAAATAGTCTAAATGGTATAAAACTAGAACTAATAGTTGATCCAATAAAAGATTTGCCTATATGTAAGAAACTTCGTGAAAGTGGAGTTGAGTCAAAAACTTATGATGTATATTAAAAATATGCTATTGATTTAGGAAATTAATAGCATAAAATTCTTTTTTTTAACTGCAAAACACAATAATAAAAAATTTTAAAATTTAATTGATAATCATTATTAAATTAATATTTGCTTAAGTTTTTATCGTTAATATTCCGTTCATATTTATATCAATATCAATAACGATTATTAATATATAATAGAAAATATTACTATAAATTATAAAGAAGATAGAATAAAGGAATAAAATGAAAGTAAAAATAGCAATAGGTCTTGCTGCCGTACTATTAGCAGGAGTTAATATTAATGCAAATGAAACTACAAAATTAGATGATGTAAAAGTTGTAACATCAGCTTCTGGATTTGAACAAAATATATCAGATGCAGCTGCATCTATTTCAGTTATAACAGCAGAAGAGATAGAAAAAAAATCTTTTACAGATGTGACAGATGTTTTAAAAAATGTACCAGGTGTTTATGTAAATGGTGGAGGAAGTAATCAATCAATTTCTATTAGAGGTATGAGCTCAGATTATACTTTATATTTAATTGATGGAAGACCAATGCAAGATAATCAAGCATTTTCTCCAAATGGAAGTCATGCAGGTAACCCAATAAATTTTTTACCCCCATTGGAAGCTATTGAAAGAATTGAAGTAATAAGAGGACCTGCATCTGCACTTTATGGAAGTAATGCAATGGGTGGAGTAATTAATATTATTACAAAAAAACATCAAGATAAAGTTACTGCAAATATTAGTGTTGAGTATCTTAAAGCAGATAAATCAAATAGAGTGAATAATGATTCTAGAAATACTACTATGTATGTAAGTGTTCCTATGATAAAAGATAGATTATCAGTAGAACTTACTGCTGGGCTATTAGATACAGATGAGAGTGATTATGCAGTTGGAGGGGCTTTAAAAGCTGGATCGGATCCAGATTATAAAAGACAAAATTTAGGAACTAAACTTATATTTACACCTAATAGTAACAATACAATAACTGCTGGATATAACTATAAAGTTCAAGAAAGGACTTCAAATCCAGGTAAAAGTTTAGTTTCAACTGGAAAACAATCTTATCAAAAATCTATAAATTATGATTATTTTTTAAATCATGAAGCAAAATATGATAAATATTTAATTAATTCATATTTAAATTATGAGAAATCAGAAAATCCAACAAGAAAAAATGCTAATACTGGAAATGGTATTGAGATGGATACTATTACTTTAAATTCTCAAGGAACATATTTCTTTGATACAAACTCTTTAACAATTGGTGCAAACTATAAAAAAGAGAATCTTGAAGATGGTGCTACAAATGCAATTACTGTTGGTGGAATAAGAGATGACTCTATTACAAAAATGCAAAGATACCAATTTGCACTTTTTGCAGAAGATACTTGGAATACAAGTGAAGATTTAGCAATAACTTTAAGTGGAAGATATGATTATAATGAAGATTTTGGAAGTAATCTTTCTCCAAAAGCTTATGCTGTATATAGTCTAACAGATAGTTTAAATTTAAAATGTGGAATTACAACTGGATACAAAGCTCCTAGTTTAAGACAAGCAGCACCAGATTTTGCTGGAATTTCTGGAGGAGGTGGACCAGCTGTTGCTATGGTTGGTAATCCTGATTTAAAACCTGAAAAAAGTTTAAACTATGAGATGGGATTTGCTTATGATAATTCTGATTTAGGATTAGCAGGAAGTTTAATTGTTTTTCAAACAGACTATAAGAATAAAGTTCAAACTAGAGATGGTGTAAATCCAGATGGAACTAAACAAACAGTTTATAAAGGAGAAACTTATGCAGGTGGAGTTAAGTTTTATGAGAATGTTGATAAAGCTGAAATAAGAGGTATTGAGCTAACAACAGATTATAATATTTTAGAAAATTTAAAATATAGACACTCTTATACATATACAAATAGTGAACAAAAAACAGGTATGAATAAAGGAAAAACTTTAAATAATATTTCAAAACATATGTTTAATGCAGGATTAGATTGGGATCTTACAAGTAAGTTTTTATTATGGACTCAAGTAAATTATAGAGGAGAAACAGCAGGTAGTTGGAATAGAAATAATACTATTTTAACTAAAACACCTTCATATACTTTTGTTGATGTAGGAGCAGTTTATAAATATGATAAAAATTTAAGTTTTAATGTTGGAATGTACAATGTAGGTAATAAAAATGTATTAGAAGATGGAAATACAAATGTTTTAGATGGAAGAAAATATAGCTTTGCTATGAATATGAAATTCTAAAAGATAGAGATAAGAAGTAAGATTCAATAGAAAAATATTTTTTAAATACAGTTATATAATAAATTTTAATACTAATTATCATTTTATTAATATAGTGTTAAAATTACTTTGATAATATTCAAAATTAAAAAATAAGAGGAGCTTTTATGAATAAAAGAGCTTGTTGTAAAGCTATAAGGAAAGAGAATGCATAAGTCAATTTGGTTTCAAATACATTGGTTTTTAGGTTTTATTTTTGGTGTACTTCTTTTAATAATTGGAGTTAGTGGAGCTGTATTATCTTATGAAAAAGAGATTTTACAAGCAATAAATAAAGATACATATTTTGTAAAAGCTAAAGATAATCAAGTAAGATTAAATGAACCAGAGATATTAAAACTTTTTCAAAAGAGTAATCCAGAAGCAAAAATAAATAATATATATTTTTCTAGTAAAGAAGATAGTTCAATTAGATTAAATATTGTAAAAGAGGGTGAAAGAAAAGGTGCAAATATCTATTTGAATCCTTATACAGCTGAGGTTTTACCAGAAATTGTAGGAAAAGATTTTTTTATGTTTTTCTTTACTCTTCATAGATGGTTGGCATTTGATGGAGATTATAGAACAATTGGTAAGAATGCTGTTGCAATTGGAACAATAGTTGCAATATTATTAACAATTGGTGGAATAATAGTTTATTGGCCAAGAGTAAAAAGTAATTTCTTAAAAAGCTTTACTTTTAGTTTTAAACATAAGAAAAGAGCATTTTTATCAACAATGCATAGTGCTATTGGGATGTGGGTTGTACCATTTTTCTTACTTCTATGTTTAACAGGATTATATTGGTCATATGATTGGTATAGAAGTGCAATGTTTAGTGTAATGCAAGTTGAACAAACAAAAAGAGTTCCTCTTACAAAAGAGCAACAAGCAGAACAAAAAGCTCTACAAGCACAAGGAATTAACTATGAAAATATAGAAAAAGTAGTTAATATATTTAAAGAAAATGTTTCAAGAGATTATAAAAATGCAGGATTAAGAGTTGTACCAAGTACAGAAGGAACATACACAATAACTTATTTATATGAAGATGCTTATCATTATAGAGAGACAAATAGTATGGAGATTAATCCTCTTAATCAAGAGATAGTAGAAGAGACAAAATATGATGATAAAAAACTAAATGAAAAGATGATGAGCAGTATGTTGCCTCTTCATAGTGGAGAGTTTTTTGGTTGGTTTGGACAATTAGCTATGTTTGTATCTTCTGCTTTGATGGCACTATTTGTAATAACTGGATATATGCTTTACTATGATAGATGGAAAAAGAAAAAAGCAAAAGCTCAAAAACTAAAATCACAAAACTAATTTAGTAAGAGTATAACTCTTACTAAATTTAACTAACTAAACTATCAAAACTTTAACACTTTTTCATCTTTAGATTGATAAAATCAACTCAAAAAAAAATCAAAAGAAATAATATGACACAGACTCAAAACCGAGCAATTTGGATTTTAATAATATCATCATCTCTTATTCTTGCTATTACAATGGGAGTTAGACAATCTTTAGGACTTTTCATATCTCCTATAAATTCATCAAAATATTTAGATATTGTATCTATTAGTTTAGCTTTAGCTATTGGGCAGTTGGTTTGGGGAGTTGCTCAACCAATATTTGGAGCAATTGCTGATAAAAAAGGTTCTTTTGGAGTTTTGATTTTTGGAGCTTTAATTATGAGTTTAGGACTTATAATAACACCATTTATAGAATCAGAATTTTCATTGATATTAAGCTTAGGAATCTTAGTTGCAGCAGGAGCAGGGGCTGGAAGTTTTTCAATACTTATTGGTGCAACAGCAAAAAATCTACCTAGCAATAAACGCTCATTTGCAGGTGGATTTATAAATGCAGGTGGCTCTTTTGGACAATTTGTCTTTGCACCTTTAGCACAATATATAATAAATTTTTTTGGTTGGGTTTATGCAATGTTTGTTTTAGCTATTAGTACGCTTTTTACTATTCCATTAGCAAAAATATTAACAAAAAAAGAGCTAGTTGAAGAAAAAATTGTAGAAAATAGTGATACTAAATTAAAAGAGCAGTTAAAAATTGCTTTAAAAGATAGAAGTTATATATATTTATATATAGGATTTTTTACTTGTGGATTTCATGTTGCTTTTTTAGTAACACATTTACCATATGAAGTTGCGATGTGTGGACTTAGTGCAAATGTGTCTGCTTATTCTTTAGCATTAATAGGTTTTTTTAATATATTTGGTAGTTTATATGCAGGATATTTAGGAACAAAATATAAAATGAAATATATCTTGGCTTTAATATATTTCTCAAGAGCTTTAATGATAGTTATATATATTTTATCTCCTAAAACAGAGCTTACTTTTTATATATTTTCAATTGCTATTGGTTTTACATGGCTAGCAACTGTTCCTCCAACAGCTGGAATTGTAGGAAAACTTTTCGGAACAAAATATTTAGCTACTCTTTTTGGATTAACTCTTTTATCTCATCAAATTGGTGGTTTTTTTGGTGCATATTTAGGAGGAGTTTTTGTAGATAGTTATGGTAGTTTTTTATGGATGTGGTATATTGATATAGCCTTAGCTTTACTTGCTGCTATTATAAATCTTCCTATAAAAGAAGATAAGATATAGGAAACAAAACTGTTTCCTATAAGTGTTTAGTAGAACTCTACTCTAAAATTATTTAACAGCACTTTTTAAAACCACCACTGTTATATCTTCTATCTAGGCTCTCTTTAAAGAAATCTCCTCTACTTAGAACCTCTTTGTCTGGATGAGTTCTTTTCATATGCTCAAGATATTTCTCATAACTAGATAGTCCCACAAGGGGATGAAAAAACTTTTCAGATTTTTCATATAAATTTTTGATATGTTTAAACATATCAAGCCTTATTTAAACTATCAAGCTTTATATAAGGTGACTCTTTTAAAGGAATTTTTACTCTTCCTATACAAATACCAATTGTTGCAATAATTACTAAAGAAGTCGCAAACATAAAGAAAATAGCCAAAATAGCATTTACTATATTTGAAGATTTAATTTGACTAGCAATACTTATACTAGATTCAATTTTCTCTCTTTCTAATTTATCTGTAGTAATTAGTAGTTTAGCTTCAAGCTTTTCAATATTTTGTGATTGAATTTGAGCAGTAGCTACGTGACTTACAGCATTATGAACTCTATCTCCTTCTTTATAAGGAAGAACTTTTAAAATTCCACCATAAAGTGTTGCAGTTAAAACAAAAACAGCTGGAATAAGTGTAACCCAAGTATATTTTGCTTTTCCCATTTTAAATAGTATTGCAGTTGCAAGTAAAAGAGCCATTCCAGCTAACATTTGGTTACTTACTCCAAATAGTGGCCAAAGTGAATAAATTCCACCTCTTGGATCAATAGCTCCTTGATATAAGAAATAACCCCATCCAGCAACACTTAAAAAAGTTGCAATTATACCAGCTAAATAGTTATTTGTGTTTCCTAAAGGTTTATAAACATTTCCTAAAATATCTTGAACCATAAATCTACAAGCTCTTGTTCCTGCATCAACAGCAGTTAGAATAAACAATGCTTCAAATAAAATAGCAAAATGGTACCAGAATCCCATCATATCAATTCCACCAAATAATTCGTGAAGTACAAGTGCAACTCCAATAGCAAATGTAGGAGCTCCTCCTGTTCTTGATAAAATTGTCTCTTCACCAATATTTTTTGTTAGACCAATAATCTCTTCAGGACTTACAGAGAATCCCCAGCTAGAAATAGTTTGAGCAACTTGAACAATATCAGTTCCTATAAATGCAGCTGGTGAGTTTATTGCAAAATATAATCCAGGATGTAAAATTGTTGCACAAATTAAAGCCATAATAGCAACTGCACTTTCCATTAGCATTGAACCATATCCAACAGGTAAAGCATGAGTTTCATTTTCTAACATTTTTGGAGTTGTACCACTTGAAATTAGAGCATGGAATCCGCTAATAGCTCCACAAGCAATAGTAATAAATAAAAATGGGAAAATAGCTCCTGCAAATACTGGACCTGAACCATCAAAATATTGAGAGTTCATTTTTGGCATTTGAATTTCAGGTGCAACAATTACAATTGCAATAGCCATAAGAACTATAACACCAATTTTTAAGAAAGTTGATAAGTAATCTCTTGGTGCAAGTAAAAACCAAACAGGTAAAATTGCAGCAATAAAACCATAAGCCATCATAATAAAAGATAAAGTCACAGCATCAAAAGTAAATCTAGCTGCCCAAACTGGATCAGCTGCAATAACACTTCCATAGTGAATAGAAAAAATCAGTAAAATAAATCCTATAACTGAAGCTTCTCCTACTTTACCAGGTCTTATAAATCTCATATAAATACCCATAAAAATAGCTATTGGAATAGTCATAGCGATTGTAAATAATCCCCATGGAGAAACAGCAAGTGCTTTTACAACAACCATCGCTAAAATTGCAATAATTATTAACATAATTCCAAAAATAGCAAACATAGTTATTCCACCAACAAATGAACCTAATTCATCTTTGATAATTTCACCTAATGATTTACCATTTCTTCTTGAAGATATGAATAAAACTACAAAATCATGAACCGCCCCAGCAAAAACTCCACCTACAAGAATCCAAAGCATTGAAGGCAAATAACCCATTTGAGCAGCTAAAATTGGACCAACTAAAGGACCAGCTCCAGCAATTGCAGCAAAGTGATGACCAAATAAAACAGATCTATTTGTTGGAACAAAATCTCTTCCATCATCATTTATCTGAGCAGGTGTTGCTCTATTTTTGTCAAGACCTAAAACTTTATAAGCAACAAATCTTCCATAGAATCTATATGCAATCATATAGATACAAACAGCAGCTACAACTAAATACATAGCTGAAACAGTTTCACCTTGTTGAAGGGCTAAATACCCAAAACAAAGAGCACCTAAGATTGCAATTGCAATCCATAAGAGTTTATTCATATCCTTTTCCTTTATGTAAAATAATAAAAGAAAAGTATAGCAAAGATAATTTAAAAAATGAACTTAAAAGATAATTAAATTTAGTTTTTTATCTGTTTTTTTATGATAATTAAGTATAATAAAGAATATAAAAAACAAAGGACAAAAATGGGATTAGGTGTAGGAATAGTAGGACTTCCAAATGTAGGAAAAAGTACAACTTTTAATGCTTTAACAAAAGCACAGAATGCAGAGGCTCAGAATTACCCATTTTGTACTATTGAACCAAATAAAGCAATAGTTCCAGTTCCAGATGTAAGACTTGATGAGTTAGCAAAAATTGTTAATCCAGACAAAATCCAACATTCAACAATTGATTTTGTTGATATTGCTGGACTTGTTCGAGGAGCTAGTAAAGGTGAAGGTTTAGGAAACCAATTTTTATCAAATATTAGAGAAGTAGAAGTTATTTTACACATGGTAAGATGTTTTGAAGATGGAAATATTACGCACGTAGAAGGAGATGTAAATCCTTTAAGAGATATTGAGATTATAGAAACAGAGCTTATTTATGCAGATATTTCTCAATTAGAAAAAAAGATAGAAAGACTTAAGAAACAAGCAAAAGGTAGTAAAGAAGCAGCTTCTCAGTTAGTTATTGCTGAAGAGTTATATTCTCATATAGGAGAATTACAACCTGTTAAAACATTTGAAAAAATTGAAGATGAAGCTTTTGTTAGTTTAGATAAAGAGCTTAGATTTTTATCAAATAAAGATGTAATCTATGGAGCAAATGTAGATGAAGATACACTTAGCTCTGGTACAAATAAATATGTAGAGATGGTAAAAGAACATGCTTCAAATGTAGATGCAGATGTTATAGTTCTTTGTGCAAAAATAGAAGAAGAATTAGTTGGACTTTCAGATGAAGAAGCAAATGAGTTTTTAAATGAATTGGGAGTTAAAGAATCAGGTTTAGAGCAAATTATTCAAAAAGCATTTGATAAGCTTGGACTTCAAAGTTATTTTACAGCTGGAAAAGTAGAAGTTAGAGCTTGGACAATCAAGAAAAACACAAAAGCTCCACAAGCTGCTGCTGTTATTCATAATGATTTTGAAAAAGGATTTATCAAAGCAGAAGTTATATCATATGAAGACTTCATCAAATATGGTGGAGAAACAAAATGCAAAGATGCTGGTAAACTAAGATTGGAAGGAAAAGAATATATAGTGCAAAATGGCGATGTTATGCACTTTAGATTTAATGTATAAAAAACAAAATAAGGAGTTATATTGAATTTGCATGAAATATTAAAAAAAATTGAAAATTTATCTCCTTTACCTGAAACTATTGTAGAGATAGAAAAATATAAAAGAAAAGAAGAAAAAGAGATTGATGAGCTAAATGAGATTATCAATAAAGATGCTCTTTTAGTTACAACTATTTTGAAAATAGCAAATTCAGCTATGTTTGGTTTTAGAAGTAGAGTTGAAACACCTAAAAGAGCAATTAGCCTTTTAGGAATAAACTTTGTAATATCAGTTGCAATATCAACAGCTAGTCAAAAAATTATCATATCTAGTTTAAGCTCTTATGGACTTTCAAATGATGATTTTAAAAACTCTTCAAGTCTATCTTTAGCACTCACAAATCTATGGTTAAATAAACTTGATCCTGAATTAAGAGATAGTTTACTTTTAGCAACTTTACTTCAAGACATTGGAAAATTTATAATAAGTGATGTTTTAATCTCAAATGATAAAGCAAAAGAGTTTTTAAAAAAGTTAGAAGATAAAACAAAAAGTATTGAAGAGATTGAAAAAGAGTTTTTTGGTTTTTCAAGCTCTTATGTAACTGCACAAATATTTAAACATTGGAATCTGAGTTCAAATTTAATAAATAGTATAGAATTTATTGATAATCCAAAAAGTGCATCAGAAGATTATAAAAAGAAATCAATGATTTTAGATGTTATAAAAACCGCAACAGATATAAGAAATCCATTGAGTAAAGATGCAGTAAATAAAGCAATAGAAAAAGCAAAAGAGTATAATTTAAATTATAAAAGCTTAGAAAAATCTATAAAAAAATTAAAAAATAGAATAGAAAAATAGATATTTTAAAGGGGACCGTTCATAATTTTGTGTCAATTAGGTAAAATAAAAAATACCAAAGGACACAAAGATGAAAATAGAAATAGATGTAGAGCAATTTGCTAAAGATATAAAAGCTGGTAAAAGTATCGGTGGAGCAAATGGTGCTCTAGGCTCTTTAATCAAACAATTAACAGAAGCTGCACTTGCAGCTGAGATAGATTCACATCTTGCTCAAGATTTGAGTAATAATAGAAAAAATGGATATAGCTCAAAGACTATGAAAAGTGATCATGGAACATTCGAACTAGATGTTCCAAGAGATAGAAATGGTAACTTTGAACCAGAAATTGTAAAGAAAAATCAAACAACCATGACAAGTGAAATTGAAGATAAAATATTATCTTTGTTTGCACTAGGTAATAGCTATTCACAAATAGCAAAACATATAGAGGATTTTTATTGTGTAGGCTTCTCAAAAGCTACAATAAGTGCTGTAACAGATAAAATAATACCAATGCTTAATGATTGGAAAACAAGACCTCTAGAATCAGTATATCCATTTGTGTTTCTTGATGCAATTCATTATAAAGTAAAAGAAGATGGGAAATATATCGCTAAAGCTTTTTATACAGTTTTAGGAGTTAGAGTTGATGGTAAAAAAGAGGTATTAGGACTTTACTTGAATGAAAGTGAAGGAGCAAAGTTCTGGTTACAAGTTTTAACTGATTTACAAAATAGAGGTGTTAAAGATATTCTTATTGCTTCTGTTGATGGTTTAAAAGGATTTCCAGAAGCTATAAATTCTGTATTTCCAAATACCGAAGTACAACTTTGTATAGTTCATCAAATTAGGAATTCAATTAAATATGTTGGATCTATAAACCAAAAACAATTTGCACAAGAGTTAAAATCTGTATATCAAGCTTTTACAAAAGATGAAGCATTATATGAACTTGATAAACTTGAAGAAAAATGGGGTAAAAAATACCCTATAGTATTTCAATCCTGGAGAAATAAATGGGAAAATTTAACAGTTTATTTCCAATATCCTGAAGATATAAGAAGAGTAATTTATACTACAAATATTATTGAATCAGTACATAGACAATTTAGAACTTTAACTAAGACTAAGGGGGCTTTTCCAAATGATGATAGCTTACTAAAACTACTATTTATGGGTATAAAAAATGCTCAAGAAAAATGGACAATGCCAATTAGAAATTGGAGTTTAACTTTGTCTCAACTAGCCATCCACTTTGAAGGACGGCTTGATGATAGTTTAAATTTATGATAGAATTTTAGGACTTATCTGATGATGACACAGAATATTGAACACTACCTTTTAAAGTCCAAGCAAGATAATATCCCAAAGTTTTTCTATCTCTTCATTTTCAAGAGAAATTGCTGATTTATTAATAAAAAGCTCTTTTATTTTATTAATATCAAATCTTTTTGCTCTTATACAAGAGTTATGAACAGGAATAAAGCCTCTAACTAATGATAAATTAAAATCTATATTAATCTCACAGATTAAACACTCAAAATCAATATGTAATCTGCCCTCAAAATCTAAAATATTTAGATAAGATTCAATTATCGCTCTTAAAACATTTTGTTTATCAATCTTTCTTACGAGTTCTTCAAGATTAGTAAAATAAAATGAATCCAACTCTTCTATATCTTTTAAATGATTGTAAAATAGTTTTAGAAATCTTTGCCAAGCATACATTTTTTGGCTATTTAATATCCAAGGAAAACCTAGTTGCATAACATCTTTTAATCTTGGAATATTGGCTTTAGTAGTTTCTAGTTCAAAATCAATTTTATAACCAATATTTATATTTGAATGTCTAGCTCCATAAAACCTATAAGAGCTAATGAGTTCATTCTCACATAAAATTGTGACAATTAAATCATCGTCTTTTACAGGCTTTACATCAATTATATAACCTTGCATAAGATTATTGGTTTGCTTCCTCAATCATCTCATTTATCTCATCGATTAATTCAATAGCTTCTTCATCATCAACTTCATCATTTTCAATATCTTCTAAAAGTTGTTTAAACTCTTTTTTCATCTCTTGCATATTTTCTAGCTCTTCTTTAGTATCAGCATCATCTTTTTTTGAAGCAATTAACTCTAATAATTCATCTATATAATCATCAATATCATCTAAAACAACATTTTCTATTAATGCTTTTAACTCTAATTGTTTACTCATTTTTGTAACCTTTTGAAAAATTTTTGTATTATATCAAAAATAGCTAATTTCTTTTCTATGAAATTTATATAAACTTTTAGATATAATCATAAAACAAATTTTAAGGAGATAATATGGACTATTTTCAAGGTGTTTCAATAGCAAAAGCAGCAAATATTTTATATGATGGGAACATCACTAGTAGAACAATTACATTCCAAGATGGTTCTAAAAAAACTTTAGGAATTATGTTAGAAGGTGAATATGAATTAAATACAGTTAATAAAGAGATAATTGATATTCAAAGAGGAACTTTAGAGTTACTTTTACCAGCTTCAGATTGGAAAACTTTTGAGGGACCAGCTTCTTTTGAGGTTCCAGAAAATACAAAATTTAGATTAAAAGTACATTCTTTGGTTGATTATTGTTGTTCTTTTATAAAAAACTAAAACTTTTTAAATAGTGCACAAGCACTATTTAAACTACAAAACACTTAAATATAAACAAAAAACAAACATTTAAATATTTTTTAGCTAAGCTTCGTTTTATGAATAAAGAAGACTTTTTTATAAAACAGATACAAAATAGTAAGTATAATGGTGATGATGGAGCTTTTATTGATGGATATGTTTATTCAATGGATGCTTTTTTTGAAGATATACATTTCAAAAAAGAGTGGATAAAAGAGGGAAATATATCTTTAAAACAAATAGCTTATAAATCAATGCTTGTAAATATTTCTGATGCAATTGCTATGAATGCAAAGCCAAAATATGCACTTATAACTATTGCCATTCCTAAAACCTATACTCAAAATGAGTTAAAAGAGTTAGCAGATGGATTTAAAAAAGCAGCTCGTGATTATGATTTTGAGATAATAGGAGGAGATACTATTGAGAATCATAAATTAGATATTAGTATTACAATTATTTCCAAAACAGAAAATCCCATATATAGAAAAGA is a genomic window containing:
- the ychF gene encoding redox-regulated ATPase YchF, whose protein sequence is MGLGVGIVGLPNVGKSTTFNALTKAQNAEAQNYPFCTIEPNKAIVPVPDVRLDELAKIVNPDKIQHSTIDFVDIAGLVRGASKGEGLGNQFLSNIREVEVILHMVRCFEDGNITHVEGDVNPLRDIEIIETELIYADISQLEKKIERLKKQAKGSKEAASQLVIAEELYSHIGELQPVKTFEKIEDEAFVSLDKELRFLSNKDVIYGANVDEDTLSSGTNKYVEMVKEHASNVDADVIVLCAKIEEELVGLSDEEANEFLNELGVKESGLEQIIQKAFDKLGLQSYFTAGKVEVRAWTIKKNTKAPQAAAVIHNDFEKGFIKAEVISYEDFIKYGGETKCKDAGKLRLEGKEYIVQNGDVMHFRFNV
- a CDS encoding HDOD domain-containing protein, with the translated sequence MNLHEILKKIENLSPLPETIVEIEKYKRKEEKEIDELNEIINKDALLVTTILKIANSAMFGFRSRVETPKRAISLLGINFVISVAISTASQKIIISSLSSYGLSNDDFKNSSSLSLALTNLWLNKLDPELRDSLLLATLLQDIGKFIISDVLISNDKAKEFLKKLEDKTKSIEEIEKEFFGFSSSYVTAQIFKHWNLSSNLINSIEFIDNPKSASEDYKKKSMILDVIKTATDIRNPLSKDAVNKAIEKAKEYNLNYKSLEKSIKKLKNRIEK
- the recO gene encoding recombination protein RecO, yielding MQGYIIDVKPVKDDDLIVTILCENELISSYRFYGARHSNINIGYKIDFELETTKANIPRLKDVMQLGFPWILNSQKMYAWQRFLKLFYNHLKDIEELDSFYFTNLEELVRKIDKQNVLRAIIESYLNILDFEGRLHIDFECLICEINIDFNLSLVRGFIPVHNSCIRAKRFDINKIKELFINKSAISLENEEIEKLWDIILLGL
- a CDS encoding IS256 family transposase; the protein is MKIEIDVEQFAKDIKAGKSIGGANGALGSLIKQLTEAALAAEIDSHLAQDLSNNRKNGYSSKTMKSDHGTFELDVPRDRNGNFEPEIVKKNQTTMTSEIEDKILSLFALGNSYSQIAKHIEDFYCVGFSKATISAVTDKIIPMLNDWKTRPLESVYPFVFLDAIHYKVKEDGKYIAKAFYTVLGVRVDGKKEVLGLYLNESEGAKFWLQVLTDLQNRGVKDILIASVDGLKGFPEAINSVFPNTEVQLCIVHQIRNSIKYVGSINQKQFAQELKSVYQAFTKDEALYELDKLEEKWGKKYPIVFQSWRNKWENLTVYFQYPEDIRRVIYTTNIIESVHRQFRTLTKTKGAFPNDDSLLKLLFMGIKNAQEKWTMPIRNWSLTLSQLAIHFEGRLDDSLNL
- a CDS encoding pyrimidine/purine nucleoside phosphorylase; translation: MDYFQGVSIAKAANILYDGNITSRTITFQDGSKKTLGIMLEGEYELNTVNKEIIDIQRGTLELLLPASDWKTFEGPASFEVPENTKFRLKVHSLVDYCCSFIKN